The following are encoded together in the bacterium genome:
- a CDS encoding DUF3780 domain-containing protein, with protein MTRDSYDTSKRISHSFGFDPAESQHHFVVTIQRASTQKVEISEHFTWDSVKGSSEVTYTNKLDGQVRAVLVRPKWDAIADEVRAHFNQRLKKIRKKAGAWRTGPNLVRKELGKELVLLAWAIEDADPGLVSNAVANWKGLVAEERWWLYTQTAAATGHGTLDRGKGWRKALRFALSENPAINRSPDDLVVPEFFRLASESDLDERPKEADERDNES; from the coding sequence ATGACCAGGGATAGCTACGATACGTCAAAACGGATTTCCCACTCCTTTGGCTTCGATCCTGCCGAAAGCCAGCATCATTTCGTGGTCACGATACAGCGAGCCTCAACACAGAAGGTTGAGATCAGCGAACATTTCACCTGGGACAGCGTTAAAGGGTCCAGTGAAGTGACATACACCAACAAACTGGATGGCCAGGTGAGGGCAGTCCTCGTCCGTCCCAAATGGGACGCCATCGCCGATGAAGTCCGGGCGCACTTTAACCAACGCCTGAAAAAAATAAGGAAAAAGGCCGGCGCATGGCGCACCGGACCCAACCTGGTGAGGAAGGAACTGGGCAAAGAGCTCGTACTGCTCGCCTGGGCCATTGAGGACGCTGACCCGGGATTGGTTTCCAACGCAGTGGCTAACTGGAAGGGCCTGGTGGCCGAGGAGCGGTGGTGGCTCTATACCCAGACAGCGGCTGCCACCGGGCACGGCACCCTCGACAGGGGTAAGGGCTGGAGAAAAGCCCTGCGTTTTGCCCTTTCCGAAAACCCTGCCATTAACCGTTCGCCTGACGATCTGGTGGTCCCGGAATTTTTCCGTCTGGCCAGTGAAAGTGATTTGGATGAACGGCCGAAAGAAGCCGACGAGAGGGATAACGAATCATGA
- a CDS encoding DUF1156 domain-containing protein translates to MSRSTRPAPSSKVIADLHDAKSFIEDQFPVAKISQESFKERKAVQSQTLTGLGKWWGRKPLILVRAALLGLLMPASDDPLKDREVFLQLLTMDDEGMGRRRSKKIPNPRLVEELLRMPGSVQKRFLKEDGQTIKKLDREGAQKLQVLVFDRMPFSEKREYASRPEQIDGPSDQTWSNINAHLGTAASSLPELVEELGQRRFGSRPKVGDAFCGAGSIPFEAARLGCDAYGSDLSPVGTILTWASLNLVGGSEETAQKIREAQEKILHAVDEKVVEWGIETNEVGWRADAFLYCVEVKDPESGYHVPLLPSLLIGPSSGVVGHLVPDHGEKRFKVEIQWDATSQEQKTAKGIGTISSSRLVPPDGGPSTPIEVIRRGMRMWENEDIAPRPDDVFQERLYCIRWIETYSGEKGEERTRRHYRAPTAEDMAREAKVLKLLKERFPEWQKKGFIPNRRIEPGSKTDEPIRTRGWTYWHHLFTPRQLLLHGLLTEMTEEIGDTIEEKVAGLLGVGRCCNWNSRLMGWGVGAARESFAQTFYNQALNTLYNYGSKGLGLLEGVWYMRYDPQEIDSDSVVIPLDARQLEHKSHFWITDPPYADAINYEEITEFFLAWYGGRLPVLFPDWYADSKRALVVKGNDQGFRQAMVECYEKMVHHMPDNGMQIVMFTHQDARVWADLALILWAAGLRVTAAWCISTETDAVIKEGNYVQGTVLLVCRKRTEEEPVFLDEIAYKIEAEVREQLDSMTALEDDSDPNFADADYQLAAYAAALRILTERPIEEVDPAREIQRERSRGEVNPVEQMIVNAVKVACDHLVPKGIDREVWKTLSPMERFYLKGLEVEGHGELRSGVYQELARGFGAADYSALLASTKANQTRLKTATELGRRGLSGDGFAGSLLRQILFAIHSVGKNNEVKSGLDWFHTELPDYWNSREKIIHLLENLASTGGVRGLDHWTEDARSAALLAGAVRNDHV, encoded by the coding sequence ATGAGCCGTTCAACCAGACCCGCCCCTTCTAGTAAGGTTATAGCCGATCTACATGATGCCAAAAGTTTTATCGAGGATCAGTTCCCGGTTGCGAAGATATCCCAGGAGAGCTTCAAGGAAAGGAAAGCGGTCCAGAGCCAGACCCTCACAGGCCTAGGCAAATGGTGGGGGCGAAAGCCCCTCATCCTGGTTCGAGCTGCTCTCCTGGGCCTTCTTATGCCGGCCTCGGATGACCCCCTCAAAGACCGTGAAGTGTTTCTCCAACTCCTGACCATGGATGATGAAGGCATGGGGCGAAGGAGATCCAAAAAGATCCCTAACCCCCGTTTGGTGGAAGAACTCCTGAGAATGCCGGGTTCCGTGCAGAAGCGATTTCTTAAAGAAGATGGCCAAACAATTAAGAAACTGGACCGGGAGGGTGCACAGAAACTCCAGGTTCTCGTGTTTGACCGCATGCCATTCTCGGAGAAAAGGGAGTATGCCAGCCGACCCGAACAGATCGACGGTCCATCTGACCAGACCTGGAGCAACATTAATGCCCACCTTGGAACAGCAGCATCCTCCCTCCCTGAGTTGGTCGAGGAGCTTGGGCAGAGGCGGTTTGGATCACGACCCAAAGTCGGGGATGCCTTCTGCGGAGCCGGTTCCATTCCCTTCGAGGCGGCGCGGTTAGGGTGTGACGCATACGGTTCGGATCTGAGTCCGGTTGGAACTATTCTCACCTGGGCCTCCCTGAATTTGGTTGGCGGGAGTGAAGAGACAGCCCAGAAGATCCGGGAGGCACAGGAGAAGATCCTCCATGCCGTGGACGAGAAGGTGGTGGAGTGGGGCATCGAAACCAATGAGGTCGGCTGGCGAGCTGACGCCTTCCTTTACTGCGTCGAGGTGAAGGACCCGGAGTCCGGCTACCACGTTCCTCTCCTGCCGTCACTCCTTATCGGCCCCTCCTCCGGAGTGGTGGGCCATCTGGTTCCGGACCATGGGGAAAAAAGGTTCAAAGTAGAGATTCAGTGGGACGCGACCTCCCAGGAGCAGAAGACGGCCAAGGGGATCGGGACCATCAGCAGCTCGCGGCTGGTCCCTCCTGATGGGGGCCCCTCTACTCCTATCGAAGTCATTCGCCGTGGCATGAGGATGTGGGAAAATGAAGATATAGCCCCCCGACCCGATGACGTCTTCCAGGAAAGGCTCTACTGCATCCGTTGGATAGAGACCTATTCTGGTGAGAAAGGTGAGGAGAGGACCCGTAGGCACTACAGGGCCCCGACAGCGGAGGACATGGCCAGGGAGGCCAAGGTCCTCAAACTTCTCAAGGAACGGTTCCCGGAGTGGCAGAAGAAGGGATTCATTCCGAACCGTCGCATCGAACCAGGGAGTAAAACAGATGAGCCAATCCGTACCCGTGGGTGGACCTATTGGCATCACCTGTTCACTCCCCGCCAGCTTCTGCTCCATGGCCTGCTCACGGAGATGACCGAAGAAATCGGGGACACAATCGAGGAAAAGGTTGCAGGCCTCCTTGGAGTCGGTCGCTGCTGTAACTGGAACTCCCGTCTTATGGGATGGGGCGTTGGTGCTGCTCGGGAATCCTTCGCCCAGACCTTCTACAACCAGGCGCTTAACACCTTATATAACTATGGTTCCAAGGGCCTGGGACTGCTCGAAGGTGTCTGGTACATGCGGTATGATCCCCAGGAAATCGATTCGGATTCGGTGGTTATCCCTCTGGATGCCAGGCAGCTGGAACACAAGAGCCATTTCTGGATAACTGATCCCCCTTATGCGGATGCCATCAATTATGAGGAGATCACCGAATTCTTCCTGGCATGGTATGGAGGTCGGCTGCCAGTTCTTTTCCCCGACTGGTATGCCGACTCGAAAAGAGCCCTGGTCGTTAAGGGAAACGATCAGGGTTTCCGCCAGGCCATGGTGGAGTGTTACGAAAAAATGGTCCACCATATGCCGGATAACGGCATGCAGATCGTTATGTTCACCCATCAAGATGCAAGGGTCTGGGCGGACCTTGCTTTGATTCTATGGGCCGCCGGCCTGCGCGTGACCGCCGCCTGGTGCATTTCGACAGAGACAGATGCCGTCATCAAGGAAGGCAATTACGTTCAGGGAACTGTGCTTCTCGTCTGCCGTAAAAGAACGGAGGAGGAGCCGGTGTTCCTGGACGAGATCGCCTACAAGATTGAAGCCGAAGTCAGGGAACAACTCGACAGCATGACGGCTTTGGAGGATGACAGCGACCCCAATTTTGCCGACGCTGACTATCAGCTGGCAGCCTACGCCGCTGCTTTGAGGATCCTGACGGAGAGGCCTATTGAGGAAGTCGATCCGGCCCGGGAGATACAACGAGAAAGGTCACGTGGAGAGGTCAACCCGGTAGAGCAGATGATCGTCAACGCTGTCAAGGTTGCCTGTGACCATCTTGTCCCTAAGGGGATCGACCGGGAGGTATGGAAGACTCTTTCCCCCATGGAGCGGTTCTACCTCAAAGGTCTGGAAGTCGAGGGACACGGAGAACTGCGCAGCGGTGTTTACCAGGAACTGGCCAGGGGTTTCGGGGCTGCCGATTATTCGGCCCTTCTAGCCTCGACCAAGGCGAACCAGACAAGGCTGAAAACAGCAACGGAGCTCGGACGACGTGGACTTTCTGGGGACGGGTTTGCAGGTTCTCTTCTCCGCCAGATCCTCTTTGCGATCCATTCTGTTGGAAAAAATAATGAGGTGAAAAGCGGACTCGACTGGTTCCATACGGAGCTGCCCGATTACTGGAACAGCAGGGAGAAGATCATACACCTGCTGGAAAACCTTGCGTCCACTGGCGGTGTGCGGGGTCTGGATCACTGGACTGAGGATGCCAGGTCAGCCGCTCTTCTGGCAGGGGCCGTGAGGAACGACCATGTGTAG
- a CDS encoding helicase-related protein, whose protein sequence is MSPVRRFSSRLEPLSQSFLLDRLRGAKSYDRIAGYFSSSLIEVAGEELESITGPIRLICNSDLNPADVITAKAAQAALRRSWCASQPESYLDLEGGEKARSRFQALFEYLRSGKLQVRVLPDNAFGLVHGKAGVVTLADGSKTSFLGSANESKSAWEMNYELVWEDSSSEAVEWVQEEFNALWSSPYSIPLADFVVEDLGRLSKRKVIPTREGWKGEETQEGQMDPAPVVIESPVYRREVGLWEHQKYFVKTAFDAHKGPLGKARYILADQVGLGKTLQLAMTALLIGLSGDKPILIICPKTLIWQWQGEMLDLLGMPSAVWIGKQWVDEREIEYPVTGSEGIRRCPRRVGIVSGGLVTRRSDAVKHLLSLTYDCVILDEAHRARRKNLGDGRDNEAPDANNLLAFMKQIADRTQSLLLATATPVQIRPIEAWDLLDILSHGDESVLGNSFSRWRKSGQALSLVMGSDQPPESIEEQWEWIRNPLPPKEEHRDFEILRAKLALEDKKSVVDGDAIMGFKAPEVSRLRDLFPRYIKDHNPFITRIIRRTREQLENQIDPETNEPLLQKIGVELFGEGDREAILLPPYLHEAYDLAEEFCRTLGQRMKGAGFLKTLLLRRVGSTVYAGLKTAQKMLSEWEDLDPVMEEEEDLFGEEEPVEMASISRSLTSTERDLLEKFVAALEANQERDPKYQVVLECLAARRWLERGCIIFSQYRDSVLWLAEQLTEEYPEEQIAVYSGSQSSGIYLRGAWTRKNREDIKTMVRKGELKLMIGTDAASEGLNLQRLATLINLDLPWNPTRLEQRKGRIQRIGQVHDKVYVYNMRYKDSVEDRVHQLLSDRLKDIYNLFGQLPDVLEDAWVAMAMGEREQAAKIIDEVPKSHPFELRYANVERIDWESCEKVLDPRVIASIMRSNWS, encoded by the coding sequence ATGAGCCCTGTACGAAGGTTTTCTTCCCGGCTCGAACCACTGTCACAATCGTTCCTGCTGGACAGGCTCAGGGGCGCCAAGTCCTACGACCGGATCGCCGGTTACTTCTCATCGTCCCTTATAGAGGTAGCCGGCGAGGAGTTGGAATCCATAACAGGCCCCATTAGGCTCATCTGTAACTCCGATCTGAACCCTGCCGATGTCATCACTGCCAAGGCTGCCCAGGCTGCCCTACGGCGATCGTGGTGTGCTTCCCAGCCGGAATCCTACCTCGATCTTGAGGGAGGAGAAAAGGCAAGATCCAGGTTCCAGGCCCTCTTTGAATACCTCAGGAGCGGTAAGTTGCAGGTGCGCGTCCTGCCCGATAACGCCTTTGGCCTGGTCCATGGGAAGGCCGGAGTGGTCACCCTGGCCGATGGAAGCAAAACGAGCTTTCTAGGCAGCGCCAACGAGTCTAAATCCGCATGGGAGATGAACTACGAGCTGGTCTGGGAGGATTCCTCCTCCGAGGCTGTCGAGTGGGTCCAGGAAGAGTTTAACGCCCTTTGGAGTTCCCCCTACTCTATCCCTCTTGCTGATTTTGTTGTTGAGGATCTGGGCCGATTGTCAAAAAGGAAAGTCATCCCGACACGGGAGGGATGGAAGGGCGAAGAAACACAAGAGGGTCAGATGGACCCCGCCCCTGTCGTCATCGAGTCTCCCGTTTACCGTCGTGAGGTTGGTCTGTGGGAACACCAGAAATACTTTGTCAAGACAGCTTTCGATGCCCACAAGGGCCCCCTTGGCAAGGCCCGGTACATCCTTGCGGACCAGGTCGGATTGGGGAAAACCCTTCAGCTGGCTATGACAGCCCTGCTCATCGGTCTATCTGGGGATAAGCCGATCCTCATCATCTGCCCGAAGACACTCATATGGCAGTGGCAAGGGGAGATGCTGGATCTCCTGGGAATGCCGTCTGCGGTATGGATAGGGAAACAGTGGGTAGATGAACGTGAAATTGAATACCCGGTGACAGGATCCGAGGGGATCCGACGGTGCCCGCGCCGTGTGGGGATCGTATCAGGGGGGTTGGTCACGCGAAGGTCTGATGCGGTCAAACATCTTCTTTCCCTGACTTATGATTGCGTGATCCTTGATGAAGCCCATCGTGCCCGCCGTAAAAACCTGGGGGACGGTAGGGATAATGAAGCACCAGATGCGAACAATCTCTTGGCTTTCATGAAGCAGATCGCCGACAGAACACAGAGCCTGCTCCTGGCAACAGCGACTCCTGTCCAGATCAGGCCGATTGAAGCCTGGGACCTTCTTGATATCCTGAGTCATGGTGATGAATCCGTATTGGGAAACTCCTTTAGCCGTTGGAGAAAGTCGGGGCAGGCCCTCTCCCTGGTCATGGGAAGCGATCAGCCACCTGAAAGTATTGAGGAGCAATGGGAATGGATAAGAAACCCTCTCCCTCCGAAAGAAGAGCATCGGGATTTCGAAATACTGCGGGCAAAGCTGGCCCTTGAAGACAAGAAATCTGTTGTAGACGGGGATGCCATTATGGGATTCAAAGCACCCGAAGTTTCGCGACTGCGGGACCTTTTTCCCCGATACATCAAGGATCACAATCCGTTCATTACCAGAATTATCCGGCGAACCAGGGAGCAGCTGGAAAACCAGATTGACCCGGAGACCAACGAGCCACTTTTGCAAAAAATCGGTGTTGAGCTGTTTGGTGAGGGTGATAGGGAGGCCATCTTATTGCCGCCCTACCTTCACGAAGCCTACGACCTCGCTGAGGAATTTTGCCGCACCCTGGGTCAGCGAATGAAGGGGGCAGGGTTTTTAAAAACACTCCTTTTAAGGCGCGTTGGCAGCACCGTGTATGCCGGATTGAAAACGGCCCAAAAGATGCTCTCCGAATGGGAAGACCTCGATCCAGTGATGGAGGAGGAAGAGGACCTTTTTGGGGAGGAAGAGCCAGTTGAGATGGCCAGTATCTCTCGAAGCCTGACTTCGACAGAAAGGGATCTTCTGGAAAAGTTCGTTGCGGCGCTGGAAGCGAACCAGGAAAGGGACCCCAAGTATCAGGTTGTCCTCGAATGCCTGGCGGCCCGAAGGTGGCTTGAGCGCGGGTGTATTATTTTCAGCCAGTACCGTGACTCGGTGCTATGGCTGGCGGAGCAGCTTACCGAAGAGTACCCTGAGGAACAAATAGCTGTATACTCCGGCTCCCAATCGTCAGGGATTTATCTGCGGGGCGCCTGGACTCGGAAAAATCGCGAAGACATTAAAACTATGGTTAGAAAGGGCGAGCTGAAACTCATGATCGGAACGGATGCCGCCTCGGAAGGGCTGAACCTGCAACGGCTTGCCACGTTGATTAACCTGGACCTTCCGTGGAACCCCACCCGTTTGGAACAGAGAAAAGGCCGCATCCAGCGAATCGGCCAGGTTCATGACAAAGTTTACGTTTACAACATGCGATACAAGGATTCTGTTGAAGACCGGGTGCATCAGCTCCTGTCCGATCGTCTCAAGGATATCTATAACCTGTTTGGCCAGCTCCCGGATGTGCTGGAGGATGCCTGGGTTGCCATGGCCATGGGTGAAAGGGAACAGGCCGCAAAAATCATAGACGAGGTACCCAAAAGTCACCCCTTCGAATTAAGGTACGCCAATGTGGAGAGGATCGACTGGGAATCGTGTGAGAAGGTGCTGGACCCCCGGGTTATAGCATCAATCATGCGTTCAAACTGGTCGTAA